One window of the Nocardia huaxiensis genome contains the following:
- a CDS encoding ABC1 kinase family protein, whose translation MSIRRGGVPPTRKTVRSAKIASLPIAFAGRQLAGAGRKAMGQSAADVDRDIQLRTAEHIFEVLAELKGCAVKLGQLMSLYELALPPELSEPYRNALSRLYESAPVMLPRTVHAAMADSMGSEWRSYFREFDDRRASGASIGQVHRAVWRDGRRVAVKIMYPGAREMVRADLEQLRRISILATVFLPGADVTAVLDAICACIEQELDYAAEARCQAAFADAFTDDPDFFVPQVISQHGDVLVSEWVDGIPLTRIIESGSPEERSRVGMLLVRFLVSSPERSGLIYCDPHPGNFRILPDGRLAVLDFGACEPWPVSGFHEMVAAVGDAAFNGGLTELDAAMREHGFVAPGKPFDVDGFAAFSIPICDLARQPNFRLTVEWLRLQTRRAVNPRLTNVFRQLTLPDQYIPHARSLLTALAVLCRLDTEGAIREELVRYSPGLGDVFDRFDRHSGQPADLAIARQRRARAEQAGRRLYAVR comes from the coding sequence ATGTCGATTCGACGCGGCGGCGTACCGCCGACCCGGAAGACCGTCCGCAGCGCCAAGATCGCGAGCCTGCCGATCGCCTTCGCCGGCCGTCAGCTCGCCGGAGCCGGACGCAAGGCCATGGGGCAGTCCGCGGCCGACGTGGACCGGGATATCCAACTCCGCACGGCCGAGCATATTTTCGAGGTGCTGGCCGAACTCAAGGGCTGCGCGGTGAAGCTCGGACAGCTCATGTCGCTGTACGAACTGGCGCTGCCGCCGGAACTGAGCGAGCCGTACCGGAACGCGCTGAGCCGCCTCTACGAATCCGCGCCGGTCATGCTGCCACGCACCGTGCACGCGGCCATGGCGGACAGCATGGGCAGCGAATGGCGTTCGTATTTCCGGGAATTCGATGACCGCCGAGCCTCCGGGGCATCCATCGGCCAGGTGCATCGCGCGGTATGGCGGGACGGCCGCCGAGTGGCCGTGAAGATCATGTACCCGGGCGCACGGGAGATGGTGCGCGCGGATCTCGAACAGCTGCGCCGCATTTCGATCCTGGCGACCGTCTTCCTGCCCGGCGCGGACGTGACCGCGGTGCTGGACGCCATCTGCGCCTGCATCGAACAGGAACTCGACTACGCGGCCGAGGCCCGCTGCCAGGCGGCCTTCGCGGACGCTTTCACCGATGATCCGGATTTCTTTGTGCCACAGGTGATCAGCCAGCACGGCGATGTCCTGGTGAGCGAGTGGGTGGACGGCATCCCGCTGACCCGCATCATCGAATCCGGCTCACCGGAGGAACGCAGCCGGGTCGGCATGCTGCTCGTGCGATTCCTCGTCTCCAGTCCGGAACGCTCCGGACTCATCTACTGCGATCCGCACCCGGGCAACTTCCGCATCCTGCCCGACGGGCGGCTGGCCGTCCTCGACTTCGGAGCCTGCGAACCCTGGCCGGTATCGGGCTTCCACGAGATGGTGGCCGCCGTCGGCGACGCCGCCTTCAACGGCGGACTCACCGAATTGGACGCGGCCATGCGCGAGCACGGATTCGTAGCGCCCGGAAAGCCTTTCGATGTCGACGGCTTCGCTGCCTTCTCCATCCCCATCTGCGACCTCGCCCGGCAACCGAACTTCCGGCTCACCGTCGAATGGCTGCGGCTACAGACCCGGCGCGCAGTCAATCCCCGCTTGACCAATGTGTTCCGGCAACTGACCCTGCCCGACCAATACATACCGCACGCGCGCAGCCTGCTCACCGCGCTCGCGGTGCTGTGCCGGCTGGACACCGAGGGAGCCATCCGCGAGGAACTCGTGCGCTACTCCCCCGGCCTGGGCGACGTCTTCGATCGATTCGACAGGCACAGCGGCCAACCCGCCGACCTGGCGATCGCCCGGCAGCGGCGGGCGCGAGCCGAACAGGCGGGGCGGCGACTGTACGCCGTGCGCTGA
- a CDS encoding FtsB family cell division protein produces MTERRARGSSPAGRGDRRPSRPSKARAGRGKPGGSDSARTSAGQRAAQRRAGKSAKTARHDRKILGMSTGRAVLLAAVLCGLALTLAVPLRTYFTQRAESAELAAQREQLQDDVARLRDRRAQQQDPNYIKTEARDRLRLVMPGETPYIVQVPSLEQPAVPSYPAKTRVPDPWYTELWRSISSPQPSGPATDTAQEGQPR; encoded by the coding sequence ATGACGGAGCGACGGGCGCGCGGTTCCAGTCCGGCCGGACGTGGTGACCGCCGCCCGTCGCGGCCGTCCAAGGCTCGTGCGGGGCGCGGCAAGCCGGGCGGTTCGGATTCCGCGCGGACTTCCGCCGGACAGCGGGCCGCGCAGCGGCGCGCGGGCAAGTCCGCGAAAACCGCACGGCACGACCGCAAGATCCTCGGCATGTCCACCGGTCGCGCGGTGCTGCTGGCCGCAGTGCTGTGCGGGCTGGCGCTCACCCTCGCGGTTCCGCTGCGCACCTATTTCACGCAGCGCGCCGAGTCCGCCGAACTGGCCGCGCAGCGCGAACAGTTGCAGGACGATGTGGCGCGGCTGCGCGATCGCCGTGCGCAGCAACAGGATCCGAACTACATCAAGACCGAGGCGCGCGACCGGCTGCGGCTGGTGATGCCGGGGGAGACCCCGTACATCGTGCAGGTGCCCAGCCTCGAACAACCGGCCGTACCGTCCTATCCCGCCAAGACGCGGGTTCCGGACCCCTGGTACACGGAACTGTGGCGCAGCATCTCCTCGCCACAACCGTCCGGCCCCGCTACAGACACTGCCCAGGAAGGACAACCCCGGTGA
- a CDS encoding Ppx/GppA phosphatase family protein has translation MSERIAAIDCGTNSIRLLIADVGHDEAGAPHLTDVHREMRIVRLGQGVDANGSLNPEAIERTRVALHDYVDLMLQHEVARVRMVATSATRDASNREDFFGMTATELGRAVPGAVAEVITGDEEARLSFAGAVGELSAAEGPFVVVDLGGGSTEVVLGDSSGVHSAYSADIGCVRITERCLHGNPPTREEVAAARFFASERLAQAFGVVPVERARTWVGVAGTMTTLAAVALDLPEYDSEKVHLTRLSLGEVRKVCDRLIGMDHDQRAALGPMHPGRVDVIGGGAVITEVLADELARRAHITELIVSEHDILDGIALSIA, from the coding sequence ATGAGTGAGCGGATCGCTGCGATCGACTGCGGCACCAACTCGATTCGACTGCTGATCGCCGATGTCGGTCACGACGAGGCGGGGGCCCCGCATCTCACCGACGTGCATCGCGAGATGCGGATCGTCCGGCTCGGTCAGGGCGTGGACGCCAATGGCTCACTGAACCCGGAGGCCATCGAGCGCACCCGGGTGGCGCTGCACGATTACGTGGATCTCATGCTCCAGCACGAGGTTGCGCGGGTCCGCATGGTCGCCACCTCCGCCACGCGCGATGCGAGCAATCGCGAGGACTTCTTCGGCATGACCGCCACGGAACTGGGCCGTGCGGTGCCCGGCGCGGTGGCCGAGGTCATCACCGGTGACGAGGAGGCGCGGCTGTCCTTCGCCGGCGCGGTCGGCGAATTGTCCGCGGCCGAAGGGCCTTTCGTGGTGGTCGACCTGGGCGGCGGCTCCACCGAGGTGGTGCTGGGCGACAGCTCGGGCGTGCACTCCGCCTACTCGGCCGATATCGGCTGCGTGCGCATCACCGAACGCTGCCTGCACGGCAATCCGCCCACGCGTGAAGAGGTCGCCGCCGCACGGTTTTTCGCCTCCGAGCGGCTGGCGCAGGCGTTCGGCGTGGTGCCGGTGGAACGCGCCCGCACCTGGGTGGGCGTGGCCGGAACCATGACCACGCTGGCTGCCGTCGCCCTGGATCTGCCCGAATACGATTCGGAGAAGGTGCATCTCACGCGCCTGTCGCTGGGCGAGGTCCGCAAGGTGTGCGATCGGCTCATCGGCATGGATCACGATCAGCGCGCGGCGCTGGGCCCCATGCATCCGGGCCGGGTCGACGTGATCGGCGGCGGCGCGGTGATCACCGAGGTGCTGGCCGACGAACTGGCCCGTCGCGCGCACATCACCGAACTCATTGTGAGCGAGCACGACATCCTCGACGGCATCGCGCTGTCCATCGCCTAG
- a CDS encoding DUF501 domain-containing protein, whose translation MTESETNPSERDLEIVAKQLGREPRGVIEIAYHTPDGLPAVVKTLPKLPDGTPFPTLYYLTDPRLTAEASRLETTGLMREMSERLTRDTELAAAYRAAYDSYLAERNAIEDLGTDFAGGGMPDRVKCLHVLIAHSLAKGPGVNPLGDEAVALAAEHGLRGTAIPADWPKYEQPQGDPDDQA comes from the coding sequence GTGACCGAATCCGAGACCAACCCCAGCGAGCGGGATCTCGAGATCGTCGCCAAACAACTGGGCCGGGAACCCCGCGGCGTCATCGAGATCGCGTACCACACCCCCGACGGCCTGCCCGCCGTCGTCAAGACGCTGCCGAAGCTGCCCGACGGCACCCCCTTCCCGACGCTCTACTACCTGACCGACCCGCGGCTCACCGCCGAGGCCAGCCGGTTGGAGACCACGGGCCTCATGCGGGAGATGAGCGAACGGCTCACCCGCGACACCGAACTGGCGGCCGCCTACCGCGCCGCCTACGACAGCTACCTGGCCGAACGCAATGCCATCGAGGATCTGGGCACCGATTTCGCGGGCGGCGGCATGCCGGATCGGGTCAAGTGCCTGCACGTGCTCATCGCGCATTCGCTGGCCAAGGGACCGGGCGTGAATCCGCTCGGCGACGAAGCGGTGGCGCTGGCCGCCGAGCACGGCTTGCGCGGCACCGCGATTCCGGCAGACTGGCCGAAATACGAACAGCCGCAGGGCGACCCGGACGACCAGGCGTGA
- a CDS encoding TauD/TfdA family dioxygenase, with product MAKSVLSERKTLHLSDLERRDLPPDAARAVRALAAEISLTVDASPATAATLADPALLHHIDTRHHELPAAVREAMRPPATDAGVTVIGRIPVREDELGRTPIDWQQAASWAGHPERRCASFELDIAMLLLARCAGAPFGWQGQQAGRLVNNILPTPGKEHEQSGASSTTLLAPHTEDAFHPLRANLLMLGCLRNPDGVGTTVSSVRNVELDAAQRHQLSRPLLPILPDVSYGTDFPDAATPPVPALSEVDGQQVFRFDPAYTPLDDADLEYRSAYTHLASELERVCMTAALEPGEILLVDNDVVVHGRVPFTPRYDGTDRWLKRVNIRLPQRRRAAAEATENGYGQRVIAPFHTELGNRT from the coding sequence TTGGCGAAAAGCGTTCTCTCCGAACGTAAGACGCTTCACCTCTCGGATCTCGAACGACGCGACCTGCCGCCGGACGCCGCACGCGCTGTCCGCGCCCTCGCCGCCGAGATTTCCCTCACAGTCGATGCGAGCCCGGCGACCGCCGCCACCCTGGCCGATCCGGCACTGCTGCACCACATCGACACCCGTCACCACGAACTACCCGCCGCCGTGCGCGAGGCCATGCGCCCGCCGGCCACCGATGCCGGGGTGACCGTCATCGGCCGCATCCCGGTCCGCGAGGACGAACTCGGCCGCACCCCGATCGACTGGCAGCAAGCCGCCTCCTGGGCCGGGCACCCCGAACGCCGTTGCGCCTCTTTCGAACTCGATATCGCCATGCTGCTGCTGGCGCGCTGCGCCGGTGCGCCGTTCGGCTGGCAGGGCCAGCAGGCCGGGCGGCTGGTCAACAACATCCTGCCCACCCCGGGCAAGGAGCACGAGCAGTCCGGCGCCAGCTCCACCACCCTGCTGGCCCCGCACACCGAGGACGCTTTCCACCCGCTGCGCGCCAACCTGCTCATGCTGGGCTGCCTGCGCAATCCGGACGGGGTCGGCACCACCGTGTCCTCGGTGCGGAATGTGGAACTGGATGCGGCACAACGACATCAGCTCTCCAGACCGCTGCTGCCCATCCTGCCCGACGTCTCCTACGGCACCGATTTCCCGGATGCCGCCACCCCGCCCGTGCCGGCCCTCAGCGAGGTGGACGGGCAGCAGGTCTTCCGCTTCGATCCGGCGTATACCCCCCTGGACGACGCCGACCTCGAGTACCGCAGCGCCTACACGCATCTGGCGTCCGAGCTCGAAAGAGTCTGCATGACCGCCGCTTTGGAACCGGGCGAAATACTTCTGGTGGACAATGACGTGGTGGTGCACGGCCGCGTGCCGTTCACCCCCCGATACGACGGCACCGACCGCTGGCTCAAACGCGTGAACATCCGGCTGCCGCAGCGCCGCCGCGCGGCGGCGGAGGCCACCGAGAACGGGTATGGCCAACGGGTGATCGCGCCGTTCCACACAGAGCTAGGAAACCGCACGTGA
- a CDS encoding lytic transglycosylase domain-containing protein, giving the protein MNRVRSTKAGLRAVLTRAGLLGTAVALVLLTGCGSADLTPIPDDMPPGAGAPLPLIDLDAPGRAALQLRDWADQQGSLGIPTVSLEAYGYAAAVMARSRPDCGIGWTTVAGIASVESKHGTHRGADVGDDGKVTPGIRGAALDGSPGIMLIKDTDGGKLDGDPVYDRAVGPLQFIPETWTRWGVDANGDGIADPDSIDDAALTAARYLCAMGGNLTAAPGWQQALLTYNQSTAYMHKVRDRAAAYSVGRKA; this is encoded by the coding sequence ATGAACAGGGTGCGTTCCACCAAGGCCGGTCTCCGCGCCGTACTCACTCGCGCCGGCCTGCTGGGCACGGCGGTCGCTCTCGTGCTGCTGACCGGTTGCGGCTCAGCCGATCTCACGCCCATCCCCGACGACATGCCGCCCGGCGCCGGCGCGCCGCTGCCCCTCATCGACCTCGACGCCCCCGGCCGCGCCGCCCTGCAACTGCGCGACTGGGCGGATCAGCAAGGCTCCCTGGGCATTCCGACGGTCTCCCTGGAGGCGTACGGCTACGCCGCGGCCGTCATGGCGCGCTCCCGCCCGGACTGCGGCATCGGCTGGACCACCGTCGCCGGCATCGCCAGCGTCGAAAGCAAACACGGCACCCACCGCGGCGCCGACGTCGGCGACGACGGCAAGGTGACCCCCGGCATCCGCGGCGCCGCCCTCGACGGTTCCCCCGGCATCATGCTCATCAAGGACACCGACGGCGGCAAACTCGACGGCGACCCCGTCTACGACCGAGCCGTGGGCCCCCTCCAATTCATCCCCGAAACCTGGACCCGCTGGGGCGTGGACGCCAACGGCGACGGCATAGCCGACCCCGACTCCATCGACGACGCCGCTCTCACCGCCGCCCGCTACCTCTGCGCCATGGGCGGCAACCTCACCGCCGCCCCCGGCTGGCAACAAGCCCTCCTCACCTACAACCAGTCCACGGCCTACATGCACAAAGTCCGCGACCGCGCCGCCGCCTACTCGGTAGGCCGCAAAGCATGA
- the eno gene encoding phosphopyruvate hydratase: MAIIEQVGAREILDSRGNPTVEVEIVLDDGTLTRAAVPSGASTGEHEAVELRDGGDRYQGKGVRKAVEGVLDEIAPAVIGLDAVEQRTVDQALLDTDGTPDKSRLGANALLGVSLAVARAAAESSGLELFRYVGGPNAHVLPVPMMNILNGGAHADTGVDVQEFMIAPIGAPTFKEALRWGAEVYHSLKSVLKAQGLSTGLGDEGGFAPDVANTRAALDLINVAIEKAGYKLGSEIALALDVAATEFYTAGTGYKFEGKPHSADEMAKFYAELLASYPIVSIEDPLSEDDWDGWVSLTDAIGDKVQLVGDDLFVTNPERLEEGIAKGAANALLVKVNQIGTLTETLDAVDLAHRNGYKTMMSHRSGETEDTTIADLAVAVGSGQIKTGAPARSERVAKYNQLLRIEDALGDSARYAGDVAFPRFAFEG, translated from the coding sequence GTGGCCATCATCGAACAGGTCGGAGCTCGCGAGATCCTGGATTCGCGTGGCAACCCCACTGTCGAGGTCGAGATCGTTCTCGACGACGGCACCCTCACTCGCGCGGCGGTCCCGTCCGGCGCCTCCACCGGTGAGCACGAGGCCGTCGAGCTGCGTGACGGTGGCGACCGCTACCAGGGCAAGGGTGTGCGCAAGGCCGTCGAGGGCGTCCTCGACGAGATCGCCCCGGCCGTGATCGGCCTCGACGCGGTCGAGCAGCGCACCGTCGACCAGGCCCTGCTGGACACCGACGGCACCCCGGACAAGTCGCGCCTGGGCGCGAACGCCCTGCTGGGCGTGTCGCTGGCCGTGGCCCGCGCCGCCGCCGAATCCTCGGGCCTGGAGCTGTTCCGCTACGTCGGCGGCCCCAACGCCCACGTCCTGCCGGTCCCCATGATGAACATCCTCAACGGTGGCGCGCACGCCGACACCGGTGTGGACGTGCAGGAATTCATGATCGCCCCGATCGGCGCGCCCACCTTCAAGGAGGCGCTGCGCTGGGGCGCCGAGGTCTACCACTCGCTGAAGTCGGTGCTCAAGGCCCAGGGCCTGTCCACCGGTCTCGGTGACGAGGGCGGTTTCGCCCCCGACGTCGCCAACACCCGCGCCGCGCTGGACCTGATCAATGTTGCCATCGAGAAGGCCGGCTACAAGCTGGGCTCCGAGATCGCGCTCGCGCTCGACGTGGCCGCGACCGAGTTCTACACCGCCGGTACGGGTTACAAGTTCGAGGGCAAGCCGCACTCGGCCGACGAGATGGCCAAGTTCTACGCCGAACTGCTGGCGTCCTACCCGATCGTCTCGATCGAGGACCCGCTGTCGGAGGACGACTGGGACGGCTGGGTCTCGCTGACCGACGCCATCGGCGACAAGGTGCAGCTGGTCGGCGACGACCTGTTCGTCACCAACCCGGAGCGCCTGGAGGAGGGCATCGCCAAGGGCGCCGCCAACGCACTCCTGGTGAAGGTCAACCAGATCGGCACCCTGACCGAGACCCTCGACGCCGTCGACCTCGCCCACCGCAACGGCTACAAGACCATGATGTCGCACCGTTCCGGCGAGACCGAGGACACCACCATCGCCGACCTCGCGGTCGCGGTGGGCTCGGGCCAGATCAAGACCGGCGCCCCCGCTCGCTCCGAGCGCGTCGCCAAGTACAACCAGCTCCTCCGCATCGAAGACGCGCTCGGCGACTCGGCCCGCTACGCGGGCGACGTCGCCTTCCCGCGCTTCGCATTCGAAGGCTGA
- a CDS encoding peptide MFS transporter, with protein sequence MSGVVHHAKPAAERTLFGHPIGLANLFGVELWERFSFYGMLTILGYYLYYTSTEGGLGLEKATATGIVGAYGGLVYLSTVLGGWIADRVLGMERTVFYGGVIVMAGHIALALIPALAGVGIGLVLIALGSGALKANASSLLGTLYEKGDARADGGFTLFYLGINLGAFAGPLITGLLQSHVGFHYGFGAAAIGMALGLTQYVVFRRNLGTHGREVPNPLPRTEIPRTLLFVAAVVVIVAVAWATKLLTLSNLPDVTTFVIAAASIAYFAIMLTSPKVTPVERTRVRAFIPLFIANAVFWSLFQQIFTVLAVYSDERIDWNVFGWTAPSNWIGSMEPVWIIALSPLFAIMWTRLGTRAPSTPRKFSLGVIGMGIAFLLFVLFAGTEGKTVPIIAVFLILGAFAVSELLLSPIGLAVTTKLAPNAFRAQMMALYFFSVGIGTSMSGVLSKFYDPSHEAVYFGITGLITVGVGAAVWSISPWITRHMEGVH encoded by the coding sequence ATGTCAGGAGTAGTGCATCACGCGAAACCTGCCGCCGAACGCACCCTGTTCGGCCACCCCATCGGTCTCGCGAATCTGTTCGGCGTCGAGCTCTGGGAACGCTTCTCGTTCTACGGAATGCTCACGATTCTCGGCTACTACCTGTACTACACGAGCACCGAAGGCGGCCTCGGACTCGAGAAGGCCACCGCCACCGGCATCGTCGGCGCCTACGGCGGCCTGGTCTACCTCTCCACCGTGCTCGGCGGCTGGATCGCCGACCGCGTGCTCGGCATGGAGCGCACCGTCTTCTACGGCGGCGTCATCGTCATGGCCGGCCACATCGCCCTGGCGTTGATCCCCGCCCTCGCCGGTGTCGGCATCGGCCTGGTGCTGATCGCCCTCGGCTCGGGTGCGTTGAAGGCCAACGCCTCCTCCCTGCTGGGCACCCTCTACGAGAAGGGCGACGCCCGCGCCGACGGCGGCTTCACCCTCTTCTACCTCGGCATCAACCTCGGCGCCTTCGCCGGCCCGCTCATCACCGGCCTGCTGCAATCGCATGTCGGCTTCCACTACGGCTTCGGCGCCGCCGCCATCGGCATGGCCCTGGGCCTCACCCAGTACGTCGTCTTCCGCCGCAACCTCGGCACCCACGGCCGCGAGGTCCCGAACCCGCTGCCGCGCACCGAGATTCCCCGCACCCTGCTGTTCGTGGCCGCCGTTGTCGTGATCGTCGCCGTCGCCTGGGCCACCAAACTGCTGACCCTGTCCAACCTCCCCGACGTCACCACCTTCGTCATCGCCGCGGCCTCGATCGCGTACTTCGCGATCATGCTGACCAGCCCGAAGGTCACCCCGGTGGAGCGCACCCGCGTCCGCGCCTTCATCCCCCTGTTCATCGCCAACGCCGTCTTCTGGTCCCTCTTCCAGCAGATCTTCACCGTCCTGGCGGTCTACTCGGATGAGCGCATCGACTGGAACGTCTTCGGCTGGACCGCCCCCTCCAACTGGATCGGCTCCATGGAACCGGTCTGGATCATCGCCCTGTCCCCGCTGTTCGCCATCATGTGGACCCGCCTGGGCACCCGAGCCCCCAGCACCCCCCGCAAGTTCTCCCTCGGCGTCATCGGCATGGGCATCGCCTTCCTCCTGTTCGTCCTCTTCGCCGGCACCGAAGGCAAAACCGTCCCCATCATCGCCGTCTTCCTCATCCTCGGCGCCTTCGCGGTCTCGGAACTGCTCCTCTCCCCGATCGGCCTGGCCGTCACAACCAAGCTGGCCCCCAACGCCTTCCGAGCCCAGATGATGGCCCTCTACTTCTTCTCGGTAGGCATCGGCACCTCCATGTCCGGCGTCCTGTCGAAGTTCTACGACCCCTCCCACGAGGCCGTCTACTTCGGCATCACCGGCCTCATCACCGTCGGCGTAGGCGCCGCAGTCTGGTCCATCTCCCCCTGGATCACCCGCCACATGGAAGGCGTCCACTAA